The genomic window TCCAATATTACCTATAAATCCAAACATGTTTTTGACCCCCAATTAAGTAGTTCTTTTATTATTATGCACTATTATTATTGCATATATTTTAGTAAATTGTAATACATAATTTTTTTCTTTAATTAAGTAAAATAAAAAAGGTCAATACTTACTTAAAGTTTGACCTTTTTTATTATATTTAATGAATTGTAGGTAAAGAAGTAACTTCACCCCGATGATTTTGCAATATATATTCTTTTTCATTTTTATCCTTGATATAGTAATCAGGCATTAAAGGAATCTTCCCAATATTAGTAGCTATTACATACATTGGTTGAGCAAGACCAGATGTGTGACCTCTAAGGGCATCTCTTATTAATTCAGCCCCTTTTTCAATAGGAGTTCGCAAGTGATCTATTCCTGGTGCTGCTTCTAAATAAAAAACATAATAAGGCCTAATTCTAATATTTAAAAGACTCTCGTGTAACTGTTTAAATGATTCTACATCATCATTAATACCTTTTATTAATACAGCTTGGTTTCCTACATTGATACCGCATGTTAATAAATCCCAAACAGCTTTAGCTAATTCATTTGTTATCTCTTTTGCATGATTGCATTGAGTATTCAACCAAATAGGTACTCTATGATATTCACCTAAAACCTTTCTAAGACCTGGTGTAACTCTATGAGGTAATACTACAGGTAATCTACTACCAAATCTTATCATTTCTATATGAGGTATTTCTCTTAATTTTCTAATAACATATTCAATTCTATCATCAGGTAATAAAAGGGGGTCTCCACCTGTAACTAATACTTCTCTTATTTCATTGTGTTCACTTATCCATTCTAGACCTTCGTCTATATCAAAACGTAATTCTAAAGATTCATCTACTACTAACTCTTTTCTAAAACAATGTCTACAATAAATACCACAAGCATTAACGACTGTAAATGCTACTCTATTTTGATATTGTCTAGCAATAGTATCTGGTCTTTCTTCTTCACCTGATCTATTTTCTTTGAATATTAGATAATCTTCAATACCATATTTATTTTCTTGTTCATATTTAGATGGTACAACTTGCTTACGAATTGGACAATTAGGGTCATTTCTATCCATTAAAGATGCAAAGTAAGGAGTAGTCCCCCATTTTGCAGTTGTATGGATTATAGCTTCATGTTCTTCATCTGTAATATTAATATATTTTTCTAATTTCTCTAATGTATTAACTTGATTTCTATATTGATATTTCCATTCTTCTATTGTATCATTTTCTTCTTTTAGATAATTATTAAAATTATAGTTTTCTGTGTAAGTGGGAACATTTAATTGACATTCTAACATTATATACCCCCTTTCAATAATTTTAAAAATACCTCCGTTTATGCAACGGAGGTATTTTCAAGATTTTTTTGTTAACTATTGTTGTTGTTGTAACTGTTGTACTTGTTTTTGTGCTTGTTGCAATTGTTGTTGTAGCTGGCCATATTGTTGTTGTTGCTGTTGTTGTAGTCCACCTTGTTGTTTTAATTGCTCCATTTGTTGTTGAGCTTGTTGTAGCTCTTGTTGAATTTGTTGTTCGATTTGCTTCTTTTGTTGTTGATTCATCATTGTTAAATCATTCCTCCATTTTTTTATTTTTTGTTTGTGTTACGTTTATATAGTCTGTAATTTTGCTAAATCATATTCAAAATAATAAACGAAAAAATATAAAGTTTTTGCTACAATATACATATTTGTAATTTTTTTCTGTATGGAGGAGGAGTTGTAACTACTTTTCAACTAAATATTCCAATACTTGCGATCAAGGCTTCTATACTGAATTGCTTCTGCTATATGATCAACTTTTATATTTTTAATATTATTTAAATCTGCTATTGTACGAGCAATTTTGAGAACTCTATCATATGCTCTAGCTGTCATATTTAGTTTAGTAAAAGAAATTTTTAATAATTGCTCTGATTTTTCATCTAATTTACAATGATTTCTTACTTGTGCTGGATTCATTTGAGAATTTAAGTTAAT from Candidatus Syntrophocurvum alkaliphilum includes these protein-coding regions:
- a CDS encoding KamA family radical SAM protein; translated protein: MLECQLNVPTYTENYNFNNYLKEENDTIEEWKYQYRNQVNTLEKLEKYINITDEEHEAIIHTTAKWGTTPYFASLMDRNDPNCPIRKQVVPSKYEQENKYGIEDYLIFKENRSGEEERPDTIARQYQNRVAFTVVNACGIYCRHCFRKELVVDESLELRFDIDEGLEWISEHNEIREVLVTGGDPLLLPDDRIEYVIRKLREIPHIEMIRFGSRLPVVLPHRVTPGLRKVLGEYHRVPIWLNTQCNHAKEITNELAKAVWDLLTCGINVGNQAVLIKGINDDVESFKQLHESLLNIRIRPYYVFYLEAAPGIDHLRTPIEKGAELIRDALRGHTSGLAQPMYVIATNIGKIPLMPDYYIKDKNEKEYILQNHRGEVTSLPTIH